The Salegentibacter mishustinae genome includes a window with the following:
- a CDS encoding DUF5687 family protein, with product MFKRFLWLEWKSFFRSASVGKSIGLKVLLIFLALYFSVAFLALGIGLYPLLKEYFPDQDPLQLVNRFVLLWLVFELGFRFFIQTLPVLDIKPLLNLPISRRKAVNFVLSKSMYSFFNFLPLFIIIPFGIFCIYKADYGTWNLIGWMLAMIAITQCINFLNFIFKKRFTDDLKALIPAILTVVVLAALEYFRVFEISFWFGKMLDFLVLNPYLVIIPIVLLVVLFKWNQHNLESKFYLDAGLKQKQKDADTKDFGWTRKFGTLAPFLQQDLKLIWRNKRPKTTIYMSFILLGYGLFFYPNDAYHQFEAFYVFIGIFMTGIFMINFGQFVPSWDASYYPLIMSQNIPMKDYLSSKALLLSFSVIILAILTTPYIYFGWNILLINMVAALYNIGVNVPILLYSGSFNKKKIDLDKSPFMNYQGTGAAQWLVSIPLMVVPVLIFWLLEFFISFEAALIGLASLGVLGLVLRASLMEYIAGVYRKRKYAMINGFKQTGE from the coding sequence ATGTTTAAACGATTTTTATGGTTAGAATGGAAATCTTTCTTCCGTTCTGCGAGTGTTGGGAAAAGTATTGGGTTAAAAGTCCTGCTAATTTTCCTGGCCTTATATTTTTCGGTCGCTTTTCTTGCTTTGGGAATTGGACTTTATCCTTTATTGAAGGAATATTTTCCAGATCAGGATCCGTTACAGCTGGTAAACAGGTTTGTATTATTATGGCTGGTGTTTGAGCTAGGTTTTAGGTTTTTTATTCAAACCTTGCCGGTTCTGGACATAAAACCGCTTTTAAATTTACCAATTTCCAGGCGCAAAGCAGTGAATTTTGTTTTGAGCAAGTCTATGTATTCCTTCTTTAATTTCCTGCCATTATTTATTATAATTCCCTTCGGAATTTTTTGTATTTATAAGGCTGATTATGGGACCTGGAACCTTATAGGCTGGATGCTTGCTATGATAGCCATCACCCAATGTATCAATTTTCTGAATTTTATTTTTAAAAAGAGATTTACCGATGATCTAAAGGCTTTAATTCCTGCGATTCTTACCGTGGTAGTTTTGGCGGCTCTGGAATACTTCAGGGTTTTTGAAATTAGTTTCTGGTTTGGGAAAATGTTAGATTTTCTTGTTTTAAACCCTTATTTGGTAATTATTCCTATAGTTCTGTTAGTAGTTCTATTTAAATGGAATCAACATAACCTGGAAAGTAAATTTTATTTGGATGCCGGTTTAAAGCAGAAACAAAAAGATGCCGATACAAAGGATTTTGGATGGACCAGAAAATTTGGAACGCTTGCTCCTTTTCTTCAGCAAGATCTAAAACTGATATGGCGAAACAAAAGACCAAAAACCACAATTTATATGTCTTTTATTTTGTTGGGTTACGGGTTGTTCTTTTATCCTAACGATGCTTACCACCAGTTTGAAGCTTTCTATGTGTTTATAGGTATTTTTATGACCGGTATATTTATGATCAATTTTGGGCAGTTTGTACCTTCATGGGATGCTTCATATTATCCCTTAATTATGTCGCAGAACATTCCTATGAAAGATTACCTTTCGTCTAAAGCGTTATTGCTTAGTTTTAGCGTAATAATACTGGCTATTCTTACTACACCTTATATTTATTTCGGCTGGAATATATTATTGATAAATATGGTAGCCGCTTTATATAATATTGGGGTAAATGTTCCTATTTTACTCTATTCAGGGTCTTTCAACAAAAAGAAAATAGACCTTGATAAAAGTCCGTTTATGAACTACCAGGGCACTGGAGCAGCACAATGGTTGGTTTCTATTCCTTTAATGGTGGTGCCGGTCTTAATTTTCTGGCTTTTAGAATTCTTTATAAGTTTTGAAGCAGCTTTAATAGGACTTGCAAGCCTGGGAGTGCTTGGTCTTGTTTTACGCGCTAGTTTAATGGAATACATTGCGGGAGTTTACCGAAAAAGAAAATATGCGATGATTAACGGCTTTAAACAAACCGGCGAATAA
- a CDS encoding ABC transporter ATP-binding protein, producing MITATNLSKIYGGTKVLNIDHLDIPTGESFGLVGNNGAGKTTFFSLLLDLIKPTTGNIFNHEITVSQSEDWKPFTASFIDESFLIGYLTPEEYFYFVGELRGANKADIDSFLANFEDFFHGEILDRKKYLRDLSKGNQKKVGIVAALIGNPKVVILDEPFANLDPTTQIRLKKIIKKLTENRETTVLISSHDLIHVTEVCERIVVLDKGEPVKDIKTSEATLSELESYFSREVGATPVEEL from the coding sequence ATGATAACAGCTACAAACCTTAGTAAAATATACGGCGGAACAAAAGTTCTAAACATAGATCATCTCGATATCCCAACAGGAGAAAGTTTTGGCCTGGTAGGTAATAACGGGGCCGGGAAAACAACTTTCTTCAGCTTATTGCTGGATTTAATTAAACCAACTACCGGTAACATTTTTAACCACGAGATCACGGTGAGTCAAAGTGAAGACTGGAAACCTTTTACCGCTTCTTTTATAGATGAAAGTTTTCTTATTGGATATTTAACCCCGGAAGAATACTTCTATTTTGTGGGGGAATTACGCGGGGCTAATAAAGCTGATATCGATTCGTTTTTAGCCAATTTTGAAGATTTTTTTCACGGAGAAATTTTAGACCGAAAGAAATATTTACGAGATCTTTCTAAAGGAAACCAGAAAAAAGTTGGTATTGTTGCGGCTTTAATAGGAAACCCAAAAGTGGTGATCTTAGATGAACCTTTTGCTAATTTAGATCCTACCACTCAAATTCGCCTAAAAAAGATTATTAAAAAACTTACTGAAAACAGGGAAACTACGGTGCTAATTTCCAGCCACGATCTTATTCACGTGACCGAAGTTTGTGAGCGCATTGTGGTTTTAGATAAGGGCGAACCGGTAAAAGATATTAAAACCTCTGAAGCTACTTTAAGTGAATTAGAAAGCTATTTTTCGCGTGAAGTTGGCGCCACTCCGGTAGAAGAACTATAA
- a CDS encoding ABC transporter ATP-binding protein, which yields MLKLKNVSFAYAEEPVLKNISFKLEKGENLSVIGESGCGKSTLLKLIYGLLHTDGEIFWGEKELLGPKFNLVPGEPSFKYLAQDFDLMLPLSAADNIGKYLSNQYPQKKKKRIKELLEVVEMTELADKKAKLLSGGQQQRVALARALAKQPELLLLDEPFSHIDHFRKNNLRRRLFAYLKDQNIACIVATHDSTDALSFADKTVVLKNAKIYAEDAPSELYQNPPNKYVASLFGDVNEFMLKDLVEDESSRKKLILYPEEIKFSKTSGIKATVKKSWFKGETWLIEASLNGKTVYFNHLQELKEGKKINLKVSEKLIESRLKQFNLRHEYTNNSSR from the coding sequence ATGCTGAAACTCAAAAATGTCTCTTTTGCCTATGCTGAAGAACCGGTTTTAAAAAACATAAGTTTTAAGCTTGAAAAAGGAGAAAATCTCTCGGTGATTGGAGAAAGTGGCTGCGGAAAAAGCACATTGCTTAAACTTATTTACGGCTTACTTCATACCGATGGAGAGATTTTTTGGGGAGAAAAGGAATTATTAGGGCCAAAATTCAACCTCGTGCCTGGAGAGCCATCGTTTAAATACCTGGCACAAGATTTCGATCTCATGCTTCCCTTAAGTGCAGCCGATAATATTGGGAAATACCTCAGCAATCAATATCCACAGAAAAAGAAGAAGCGCATAAAAGAGCTGCTGGAAGTTGTTGAAATGACCGAGCTAGCCGATAAGAAAGCGAAACTTTTAAGCGGTGGCCAGCAACAGCGGGTAGCTTTAGCACGGGCGCTGGCCAAACAACCCGAACTGCTTTTGCTGGATGAACCATTTAGCCATATAGATCATTTCAGGAAAAATAATTTACGCCGAAGACTTTTTGCTTATTTAAAAGACCAGAATATCGCCTGTATTGTGGCCACCCATGATAGTACCGATGCACTTTCTTTTGCCGACAAAACTGTCGTCCTGAAAAATGCAAAAATCTATGCGGAAGATGCTCCCTCGGAATTATATCAAAATCCGCCAAATAAATATGTAGCTTCCCTTTTTGGCGATGTAAATGAATTTATGCTAAAGGACCTCGTTGAAGATGAAAGCAGCCGAAAAAAATTAATTCTTTACCCTGAAGAAATAAAATTTTCCAAAACTTCCGGAATAAAAGCAACAGTAAAAAAATCCTGGTTTAAAGGTGAAACCTGGCTAATTGAAGCCAGTTTAAACGGAAAAACTGTATATTTTAATCATTTACAGGAATTAAAAGAAGGAAAAAAAATAAATCTAAAAGTTTCAGAGAAATTAATCGAATCCAGGTTGAAGCAGTTTAATCTTCGCCACGAATACACGAATAATTCCAGTCGATAG
- a CDS encoding ferredoxin--NADP reductase → MSTFFPLEIKEVIRETPQAVSLSFNIPENLKEEFKFNAGQYITIKAKLGDEELRRAYSLCSAPNSGEFKVTVKEVEGGKFSVIANNKLNAGDILEVHPPEGKFILKPSGEARTYAAFAAGSGITPVLSIIKTVLAEEPKSRFVLTYGNKSPEETIFFKELLELQAKFPDRLFIEFVYSRTREDNSHFGRIETSTVNFVVKNKFKEHAFDAFYLCGPEEMINQVSDVLKENGVTEDKILYELFTSEDTGAIETNVEGQTELTIMVDDEETTFSMDIKETVLDAALEHDLDVPYSCQGGICSSCIARIVEGKAEMRKNQILTDEEIEEGLILTCQAQPLTPKLKVDYDDV, encoded by the coding sequence ATGAGTACGTTTTTTCCATTAGAGATAAAAGAAGTAATTAGGGAAACCCCACAGGCAGTGAGCTTGTCTTTTAATATTCCAGAAAACTTAAAAGAAGAGTTTAAATTTAATGCTGGCCAATATATAACGATAAAAGCAAAATTAGGCGACGAAGAATTAAGACGTGCATATTCCCTTTGTTCGGCACCAAATTCGGGAGAATTTAAAGTGACCGTAAAAGAGGTAGAAGGCGGAAAATTTTCGGTAATCGCCAATAACAAGCTTAATGCGGGCGACATTTTGGAAGTTCACCCACCAGAAGGCAAATTTATTCTCAAACCTAGCGGCGAAGCCAGGACTTATGCAGCCTTTGCTGCCGGAAGCGGAATTACACCGGTACTTTCTATCATAAAAACGGTCTTAGCCGAAGAACCTAAAAGCAGGTTTGTGCTTACTTATGGAAATAAATCTCCTGAAGAAACCATTTTCTTTAAGGAATTACTTGAACTGCAAGCAAAATTTCCTGATCGGCTTTTTATTGAATTTGTATACAGCCGTACTAGAGAAGACAATTCTCACTTTGGAAGAATTGAAACCAGCACGGTAAATTTTGTGGTTAAAAACAAATTTAAAGAACATGCTTTTGATGCTTTCTACCTTTGCGGGCCAGAGGAAATGATCAACCAGGTAAGTGATGTTTTAAAAGAAAATGGAGTGACCGAAGACAAAATTCTTTATGAACTCTTTACTTCTGAAGACACAGGTGCTATAGAAACCAATGTAGAAGGACAAACCGAGCTTACCATTATGGTAGACGATGAGGAAACTACTTTCTCGATGGATATCAAAGAAACAGTATTGGATGCCGCTTTAGAGCACGATCTAGATGTGCCATATTCCTGCCAGGGCGGGATTTGCAGCAGTTGCATTGCCAGGATCGTAGAAGGAAAAGCCGAAATGCGTAAAAACCAGATCTTAACCGATGAGGAGATCGAAGAAGGCTTGATCCTTACCTGCCAGGCACAACCACTTACCCCAAAATTAAAAGTAGACTACGACGATGTATAG
- the porW gene encoding type IX secretion system periplasmic lipoprotein PorW/SprE gives MNIITKLILLLLLVGSIAGCSRKKNTFVNRNWHAVTTEYNTLYNGNLGLEQGKEELNQNYADNYWDILPIERMQIDENIVLPDSVRNQNFGYAEEKAVKAIQRHSMLIEGKERNPQIDEAYLLLGKARYFDQRFIPALEAFNYILRRYPASNNIIHARVWREKTHMRLENNRLAINNLKKVLDLDYLEEQDIADASATMAQAYINLRHLDSAVVPLSNAAEFTDENEEKGRYFYILGQLYNRLGQTASANAAFDEVIELNRKSPRIYMINAYVQKARNFELGRGNNYELREMLRELEEDRENRPFLDKIYFQIGEYYNRLDSTETAIDYYKKSLREPASDVYLRSINYEILADINFDQSNYVLASKYFDSTLAEMDPKLREFRTIKKKRDNLEDVIKYEGVAYKNDSILRLSQMTPAAKLDYFKDYTSGLRAQLEADDAKAVLPATLPAIGSGQQNSARTFYFYNEARVQQGRQEFLNQWGNRPLADNWRWAEVNFENEDAVAEEAGLSQQVLDNDPRLDPYTYINQIPTDLAVLDTITRDRDFAYYQLGIIYKENFREYKMAQDRLEAVLEMSSDERLILPSMYNLYQVYQTTNQSFRAEEMKQEILENYPDSRYAAYILNPESILEDENSPEAIYAELYRDFEAQNFKEVIAKTNRYSSEFAGDAIVPKLELLKAQASGRLLGLEAYKSALNHVALTYPQTQEGKKAQEILNKTIPQLSGLEFNTDSLQQNYKLLYKFDVSEEEPALALKEKIEAAISEINYDHLSVSIDVYDPEVVFVMVHGLENLNRARGFAELLEINEDYLVEKEPIEISTENYRIVQIQKNLEEYPQPIN, from the coding sequence TTGAATATAATTACCAAACTTATTCTACTATTGCTCCTGGTGGGGAGCATCGCTGGCTGTTCGCGTAAAAAGAACACCTTTGTAAACCGAAACTGGCACGCGGTTACTACAGAGTATAATACACTCTATAACGGCAATCTTGGCCTTGAACAGGGAAAGGAAGAGCTTAACCAAAACTACGCCGATAATTACTGGGATATTCTACCCATTGAACGGATGCAAATTGATGAAAACATCGTTTTGCCCGATAGTGTTCGAAATCAAAATTTTGGTTATGCCGAAGAAAAAGCGGTAAAAGCGATTCAGCGTCACTCGATGCTGATAGAAGGAAAGGAAAGAAACCCGCAAATAGATGAAGCTTATTTATTGCTGGGGAAAGCCCGGTATTTCGATCAGCGTTTTATTCCCGCCCTGGAAGCTTTTAATTATATCCTAAGACGTTATCCTGCCAGTAACAATATTATTCATGCCCGTGTTTGGCGTGAAAAAACGCATATGCGGCTCGAAAATAATCGACTTGCCATCAATAATCTTAAAAAAGTGCTGGATCTGGATTATCTTGAAGAACAGGATATTGCCGATGCCAGTGCTACAATGGCCCAGGCTTATATCAATCTTCGACATTTAGACAGTGCGGTTGTTCCGCTAAGTAATGCTGCAGAGTTTACCGATGAAAATGAAGAAAAAGGTCGCTATTTTTATATACTGGGACAACTTTATAATCGCTTAGGGCAAACTGCATCGGCTAATGCTGCTTTTGACGAGGTAATAGAGCTAAACAGGAAATCTCCCAGGATTTATATGATTAATGCTTACGTTCAAAAGGCACGTAATTTTGAACTGGGACGGGGTAATAATTATGAATTACGGGAAATGCTTCGGGAACTGGAAGAAGACCGTGAGAACAGGCCATTTTTAGACAAGATTTATTTCCAAATAGGAGAATATTATAATCGGTTAGACTCTACCGAAACTGCTATAGATTATTATAAAAAATCACTGAGAGAGCCCGCCAGCGATGTTTATCTACGCTCTATCAATTATGAAATTCTCGCGGATATAAATTTCGACCAAAGCAATTATGTATTAGCAAGTAAATATTTTGACAGTACCCTGGCAGAGATGGATCCTAAACTTAGAGAATTTAGAACCATAAAGAAGAAAAGAGATAATTTAGAAGACGTTATAAAATATGAAGGCGTAGCTTATAAAAACGATAGCATATTACGCTTAAGCCAAATGACGCCTGCGGCAAAATTAGATTATTTTAAAGATTATACATCCGGTTTGCGTGCCCAGTTAGAAGCTGATGATGCTAAAGCTGTATTACCTGCAACTCTGCCGGCAATAGGTTCAGGACAACAAAATTCGGCGCGTACTTTTTATTTTTATAATGAAGCCAGAGTTCAGCAGGGCAGACAGGAATTCTTGAATCAGTGGGGAAATAGGCCATTAGCCGATAACTGGCGTTGGGCAGAAGTGAATTTTGAAAACGAAGATGCCGTTGCAGAAGAAGCCGGGCTTTCACAACAGGTTTTAGATAACGATCCAAGGCTTGATCCTTATACTTATATAAATCAAATTCCGACCGATTTAGCGGTTTTAGATACCATAACCCGGGACAGGGATTTTGCGTATTATCAACTGGGAATAATTTATAAAGAGAATTTCAGGGAATATAAAATGGCGCAGGATAGATTGGAAGCTGTTTTAGAGATGTCTTCAGATGAGCGCCTTATTTTGCCTTCTATGTATAATCTATATCAGGTTTATCAAACTACAAATCAAAGTTTTAGGGCAGAAGAAATGAAGCAGGAAATTTTGGAGAATTACCCAGATTCCCGCTACGCAGCATATATTTTAAACCCTGAAAGCATCCTGGAAGATGAGAATTCTCCTGAAGCAATTTACGCTGAACTTTATCGTGATTTTGAAGCGCAAAATTTCAAGGAGGTGATTGCAAAAACCAATAGATATAGTTCAGAATTCGCCGGAGATGCAATTGTTCCTAAGCTGGAACTTTTAAAAGCCCAGGCCAGCGGAAGACTTTTAGGTTTAGAAGCTTATAAAAGCGCATTGAATCACGTGGCTTTGACCTATCCGCAAACTCAGGAAGGAAAAAAAGCGCAGGAAATTTTAAATAAAACAATTCCGCAGTTAAGTGGTTTAGAATTTAATACCGATAGTCTTCAGCAAAATTATAAATTGCTTTATAAGTTTGATGTTTCAGAAGAGGAACCGGCTTTAGCTTTAAAAGAAAAGATAGAAGCTGCGATTTCAGAAATTAACTACGATCATCTTTCGGTTTCTATAGATGTTTATGATCCGGAAGTGGTTTTTGTGATGGTGCACGGTCTTGAAAATCTTAATAGGGCGAGAGGTTTTGCAGAGTTGCTTGAAATAAATGAAGATTATTTAGTTGAAAAAGAACCTATCGAGATTTCAACAGAAAATTATAGAATTGTACAAATTCAGAAGAATTTAGAGGAATACCCGCAACCGATCAATTAA